The Puntigrus tetrazona isolate hp1 chromosome 16, ASM1883169v1, whole genome shotgun sequence genome includes a region encoding these proteins:
- the mrpl51 gene encoding 39S ribosomal protein L51, mitochondrial has protein sequence MSVFGGALRSFCQSSARLFSTGTCARIRMHAIPKLKEVDRWTEKRSMFGVYDNIGILGDFKAHPKDLIRGPVWLRGFRGIELQRLIRKKRMVGDRMMTEDKHNLDKRISFLYRRFNRYGKHR, from the exons ATGTCTGTGTTCGGAGGAGCGCTGAGGAGCTTCTGTCAGTCCTCGGCTCGGCTCTTCAGCACAG GCACCTGCGCTAGAATACGAATGCACGCCATTCCCAAACTGAAGGAGGTGGATCGATGGACGGAGAAGAGGAGCATGTTTGGAGTCTATGACAACATCGGGATCTTGG GAGATTTTAAAGCTCATCCGAAAGACTTGATCCGAGGACCGGTGTGGCTCAGGGGCTTCAGAGGAATCGAGCTCCAGCGGCTCATCAGGAAGAAGAGGATGGTGGGAGACCGGATGATGACCGAGGACAAGCACAACCTGGACAAGAGGATCAGCTTCCTGTACCGCCGCTTCAACAGATACGGCAAACACAGATAG